Proteins encoded in a region of the Microbacterium neungamense genome:
- the dxs gene encoding 1-deoxy-D-xylulose-5-phosphate synthase, which produces MPILPSITGPRDLDRLSAAELTALAAEIRTFLVENVAKTGGHLGPNLGVVELTIALHRVFSSPDDPIIFDTGHQSYVHKLLTGRQDFSALRSRGGLAGYPQRSESPHDVVESSHASSSLSWADGVSRALTATGRADRHVVAVVGDGALTGGMTWEALNNITDDNDRNLVIVVNDNGRSYAPTIGGMSRYLNRVRTAGAYREMHRKSDRLFRALGPFGRALFRGVRGGTHGFLSRFTNNAALYSNLDIKYLGPVDGHDIPALIETLQLAKDYGAPVIVHAITEKGRGYQPALDDEADQFHAVGRIDPKTGGPLTASSGRAWTDAFAEALVEIGARDPKVIAMTAAMLRPTGLAPFAERFPDRVYDVGIAEQHAVASAAGLAFGGLHPVVAIYATFMNRAFDQVLMDVALHRAGVTFVLDRAGVTGPDGPSHHGVWDLAMLQLVPGIRIAAPRDAERLRETLDEAVAVDDAPTVIRYPKASVGPEIPAVERLEDGVDVLARGEGEDVLLVGIGPFAALALDVAARLRAQGIGATVVDPRWVIPVQPSIVELAARHRLVITLEDGIRVGGIGTRVRQVLREAGIDTAVDELGLPDEFIDHASREEILADAGLTAAKIAHDVVAQVLGRRVPVARQAGETGAIELPLHERG; this is translated from the coding sequence ATGCCGATCCTGCCGAGCATCACCGGACCCCGCGATCTCGACCGGCTCTCCGCCGCCGAGCTGACCGCGCTGGCGGCCGAGATCCGCACCTTCCTGGTGGAGAACGTCGCCAAGACCGGCGGCCACCTCGGTCCGAACCTCGGTGTGGTCGAACTGACGATCGCGCTGCACCGGGTGTTCTCCTCCCCGGACGACCCGATCATCTTCGACACCGGTCACCAGTCGTACGTGCACAAGCTGCTCACCGGGCGGCAGGACTTCTCCGCTCTGCGCTCGCGCGGCGGCCTCGCCGGCTACCCGCAGCGCAGCGAGAGCCCGCACGACGTCGTGGAGTCGTCGCACGCCTCGAGCTCGCTGAGCTGGGCCGACGGGGTGTCCCGCGCCCTGACTGCGACCGGACGCGCCGACCGGCACGTCGTGGCCGTGGTCGGCGACGGCGCTCTCACCGGCGGCATGACCTGGGAGGCGCTGAACAACATCACCGACGACAACGACCGCAACCTGGTGATCGTCGTCAACGACAACGGCCGCTCCTACGCGCCGACCATCGGCGGCATGTCGCGGTACCTGAACCGGGTGCGCACCGCCGGCGCGTACCGAGAGATGCACCGGAAGTCCGACCGGCTGTTCCGCGCCCTCGGACCGTTCGGCCGGGCCCTGTTCCGCGGCGTCCGCGGGGGCACCCACGGCTTCCTGTCCCGGTTCACGAACAACGCCGCGCTGTATTCCAACCTCGACATCAAGTACCTCGGCCCCGTGGACGGGCACGACATCCCGGCGCTCATCGAGACGCTGCAGCTCGCCAAGGACTACGGCGCCCCGGTGATCGTGCACGCGATCACGGAGAAGGGCCGCGGCTACCAGCCCGCGCTCGACGACGAGGCCGACCAGTTCCATGCCGTCGGACGCATCGACCCGAAGACCGGCGGCCCGCTCACGGCGTCCTCCGGTCGCGCCTGGACCGACGCCTTCGCGGAGGCCCTGGTCGAGATCGGCGCCCGCGATCCGAAGGTGATCGCGATGACCGCGGCGATGCTGCGCCCCACCGGTCTGGCGCCGTTCGCCGAGCGCTTCCCCGACCGGGTCTACGACGTCGGCATCGCCGAGCAGCACGCCGTCGCCTCGGCAGCGGGTCTCGCCTTCGGCGGCCTGCATCCCGTCGTCGCGATCTACGCCACCTTCATGAACCGCGCCTTCGACCAGGTGCTGATGGACGTCGCCCTGCACCGCGCCGGCGTGACCTTCGTGCTCGACCGGGCCGGTGTGACCGGGCCAGACGGGCCGAGCCACCACGGCGTGTGGGACCTGGCGATGCTGCAGCTCGTGCCGGGCATCCGCATCGCCGCCCCGCGCGACGCCGAGCGGCTGCGGGAGACGCTGGACGAGGCCGTGGCGGTCGACGACGCGCCCACGGTGATCCGCTACCCGAAGGCCTCGGTGGGCCCCGAGATCCCGGCGGTGGAGCGTCTCGAGGACGGTGTCGACGTGCTCGCCCGGGGGGAGGGCGAGGACGTGCTGCTCGTCGGCATCGGCCCGTTCGCCGCGCTCGCCCTGGATGTCGCCGCCCGGCTGCGCGCCCAGGGGATCGGTGCGACGGTGGTCGACCCGCGCTGGGTGATCCCGGTGCAGCCGTCGATCGTCGAGCTCGCCGCGCGCCATCGTCTCGTGATCACCCTCGAGGACGGCATCCGCGTCGGCGGCATCGGCACGCGCGTGCGCCAGGTGCTGCGCGAGGCCGGGATCGACACCGCCGTGGACGAGCTCGGTCTGCCCGACGAGTTCATCGACCACGCCAGCCGCGAGGAGATCCTCGCGGACGCCGGGCTGACCGCCGCGAAGATCGCCCACGACGTCGTCGCGCAGGTCCTCGGCCGGCGCGTCCCGGTCGCCCGTCAGGCCGGCGAGACCGGCGCGATCGAGCTGCCCCTGCACGAGCGCGGCTGA
- a CDS encoding aconitate hydratase yields the protein MESPVASIRSEGDGYVSTVNSFGAKSTLTVGSTDYEIFRIDTVAGYEKLPFSLKVLLENLLRTEDGANVTKAQIEALGSWDPTAEPDTEIQFTPARVVMQDFTGVPCIVDLATMREAVTALGGDPNRINPLSPAEMVIDHSVIADLFGREDALERNVEIEYERNGERYQFLRWGQTAFDDFKVVPPGTGIVHQVNIEHLAKVIYDRTVDGVLRAYPDTCVGTDSHTTMVNGLGVLGWGVGGIEAEAAMLGQPVSMLIPRVVGFKLTGEIPAGVTATDVVLTITDMLRKHGVVGKFVEFYGAGVASVPLANRATIGNMSPEFGSTAAIFPIDDVTLDYLRLTGRSEEAVALVEAYAKEQSLWHDPAREPQYSEYLELDLGTVVPSIAGPKRPQDRILLSEAKEQFEKDILNYATVTPEEPVEVEGTFPASDPGTAPGVEREHVSPNGVSHHHETEQAESALLSSGGPHPASNPVEVSTPDGQKYLLDNGAVTLAAITSCTNTSNPSVMIAAGLLARKARQKGLKQKPWVKTTLGPGSKVVTDYYEKSGLDKDLEGLGFYTVGYGCTICIGNSGPLIEEVSEAINEHDLAVTAVLSGNRNFEGRISPDVKMNYLASPPLVVAYALAGSMHFDFETDPLGKDADGNDVFLRDIWPAPEEVQEIIDTAISRDQFIKQYATVFDGDDRWRNLPTPTGPIFEWDPNSTYVRKAPYFDGMELTPAPVTDIKGARVLATLGDSVTTDHISPAGSIKPGTPAAQYLTEHGVAPKDFNSYGSRRGNHEVMIRGTFANIRLKNALVKAVNDGQQIEGGYTRDFTRPGGPQSYIYDAAMNYQAQGTPLVIFGGKEYGSGSSRDWAAKGTNLLGVKAVITESFERIHRSNLIGMGVVPLQFPAGESWESLGLDGTEIVSIEGLEQLNEGVTPKTVKVTAEPSEFSPEGKQTITFDAVVRIDTPGEADYYRNGGILQYVLRSLV from the coding sequence ATGGAGTCGCCTGTCGCTTCCATCCGATCAGAAGGAGACGGATACGTGTCCACGGTGAACAGCTTCGGTGCCAAGAGCACCCTGACGGTCGGCAGCACCGACTACGAGATCTTCCGCATCGACACGGTCGCCGGGTACGAGAAGCTCCCGTTCAGCCTCAAGGTCCTGCTGGAGAACCTGCTGCGCACCGAGGACGGTGCGAACGTGACGAAGGCCCAGATCGAGGCGCTCGGCTCGTGGGACCCGACCGCCGAGCCGGACACCGAGATCCAGTTCACCCCGGCGCGCGTGGTGATGCAGGACTTCACCGGCGTGCCCTGCATCGTCGACCTCGCCACCATGCGCGAGGCCGTCACCGCCCTCGGCGGCGATCCGAACCGGATCAACCCGCTCTCGCCCGCCGAGATGGTGATCGACCACTCCGTGATCGCCGACCTGTTCGGCCGCGAAGACGCGCTCGAGCGCAACGTCGAGATCGAGTACGAGCGCAACGGCGAGCGCTACCAGTTCCTGCGCTGGGGTCAGACGGCGTTCGACGACTTCAAGGTCGTCCCGCCGGGCACCGGCATCGTGCACCAGGTGAACATCGAGCACCTGGCCAAGGTGATCTACGACCGCACCGTCGACGGCGTGCTGCGCGCCTACCCCGACACCTGCGTCGGCACCGACTCGCACACCACCATGGTCAACGGCCTGGGCGTGCTGGGCTGGGGCGTCGGCGGCATCGAGGCCGAGGCTGCCATGCTCGGCCAGCCGGTGTCCATGCTCATTCCGCGCGTGGTCGGCTTCAAGCTCACCGGGGAGATCCCGGCCGGCGTCACCGCCACCGACGTCGTGCTCACCATCACCGACATGCTCCGCAAGCACGGCGTGGTCGGTAAGTTCGTCGAGTTCTACGGCGCCGGCGTGGCATCCGTGCCGCTGGCGAACCGCGCCACCATCGGCAACATGTCGCCGGAGTTCGGCTCCACCGCCGCGATCTTCCCGATCGACGACGTCACCCTCGACTACCTGCGCCTCACCGGCCGCAGCGAGGAGGCCGTCGCGCTGGTCGAGGCGTACGCCAAGGAGCAGTCGCTGTGGCACGACCCGGCCCGCGAGCCGCAGTACAGCGAGTACCTCGAGCTCGACCTCGGCACCGTCGTGCCCTCGATCGCCGGCCCGAAGCGCCCCCAGGACCGCATCCTGCTGTCCGAGGCGAAGGAGCAGTTCGAGAAGGACATCCTGAACTACGCCACCGTCACGCCGGAGGAGCCGGTCGAGGTGGAGGGCACGTTCCCGGCATCGGACCCGGGCACGGCACCGGGTGTGGAGCGCGAGCACGTCTCGCCCAACGGCGTCTCGCACCACCACGAGACGGAGCAGGCCGAGTCGGCGCTGCTCTCCAGCGGCGGCCCTCACCCGGCCTCCAATCCGGTCGAGGTGTCGACTCCTGACGGGCAGAAGTACCTGCTCGACAACGGTGCCGTGACCCTCGCGGCGATCACGTCCTGCACGAACACGTCGAACCCGTCGGTGATGATCGCGGCGGGTCTGCTCGCCCGCAAGGCGCGGCAGAAGGGCCTGAAGCAGAAGCCGTGGGTGAAGACCACGCTCGGCCCGGGCTCGAAGGTGGTCACCGACTACTACGAGAAGTCCGGTCTGGACAAGGACCTCGAGGGCCTCGGCTTCTACACCGTGGGCTACGGATGCACGATCTGCATCGGCAACTCCGGTCCGCTGATCGAGGAGGTCTCCGAGGCGATCAACGAGCACGACCTCGCGGTCACCGCGGTGCTCTCCGGCAACCGCAACTTCGAGGGCCGGATCAGCCCGGACGTGAAGATGAACTACCTGGCGAGCCCGCCGCTCGTGGTGGCGTACGCGCTGGCCGGATCGATGCACTTCGACTTCGAGACCGACCCGCTCGGCAAGGACGCGGACGGCAACGACGTGTTCCTGCGCGACATCTGGCCGGCGCCGGAGGAGGTGCAGGAGATCATCGACACCGCGATCTCCCGCGACCAGTTCATCAAGCAGTACGCGACCGTGTTCGACGGCGACGACCGCTGGCGGAACCTCCCCACGCCCACCGGCCCGATCTTCGAGTGGGACCCGAACTCGACGTACGTGCGCAAGGCGCCGTACTTCGACGGCATGGAGCTGACCCCGGCGCCGGTCACCGACATCAAGGGTGCCCGCGTGCTGGCCACCCTGGGCGATTCGGTCACCACCGACCACATCAGCCCGGCCGGCAGCATCAAGCCGGGCACGCCGGCCGCGCAGTACCTCACCGAGCACGGCGTCGCGCCGAAGGACTTCAACTCCTACGGGTCGCGCCGCGGCAACCACGAGGTGATGATCCGCGGCACCTTCGCGAACATCCGGCTGAAGAACGCCCTGGTCAAGGCCGTCAACGACGGCCAGCAGATCGAGGGCGGGTACACCCGCGACTTCACCCGGCCCGGCGGTCCGCAGTCGTACATCTACGACGCGGCGATGAACTACCAGGCACAGGGCACCCCGCTGGTGATCTTCGGCGGCAAGGAGTACGGCTCCGGCTCGTCGCGCGACTGGGCGGCCAAGGGCACGAACCTGCTCGGCGTGAAGGCCGTCATCACGGAGAGCTTCGAGCGCATCCACCGGTCGAACCTCATCGGCATGGGCGTGGTGCCGCTGCAGTTCCCCGCCGGCGAGTCGTGGGAGTCGCTGGGCCTGGACGGCACCGAGATCGTCTCGATCGAGGGCCTCGAGCAGCTCAACGAGGGCGTCACCCCGAAGACCGTGAAGGTCACCGCCGAGCCGAGCGAGTTCTCGCCCGAGGGCAAGCAGACGATCACCTTCGACGCGGTCGTCCGCATCGACACCCCCGGTGAGGCGGACTACTACCGCAACGGCGGCATCCTGCAGTACGTGCTGCGTTCGCTGGTCTGA
- a CDS encoding DUF3159 domain-containing protein, producing MTVDPDRPEGEPGVPEQGAPEPGAAETIGAALSSAARRAGIDPEAEQSTGRMVWQVIGGWRGVVESVLPVLSFAVVYTATRELLLALGISVGIAAVFAVVRLAMKSPPVAAFSGLVAAVVAAGLPLFTGRAEDQFVIGFLTNIAYGTAFLVSALVRWPLIGVVVGFLMGEGLAWRTDAHKRRTFFWLSVAWAALFAARLAAQLPFYFAGDVAALGTVKILMGLPFFAVLLALTWVVTRRLYPRGGSR from the coding sequence GTGACGGTCGACCCGGATCGCCCCGAGGGGGAGCCCGGCGTCCCCGAGCAGGGGGCTCCGGAGCCCGGAGCCGCCGAGACCATCGGCGCCGCGCTGAGCTCGGCTGCTCGCCGCGCCGGCATCGACCCGGAGGCCGAACAGTCCACCGGCCGCATGGTGTGGCAGGTGATCGGCGGCTGGCGCGGCGTCGTGGAGTCGGTGCTGCCGGTGCTCTCCTTCGCCGTGGTGTACACCGCGACCCGGGAGCTCCTCCTCGCCCTTGGCATCTCGGTCGGGATCGCCGCGGTGTTCGCCGTGGTGCGGCTGGCGATGAAGTCGCCGCCCGTGGCGGCCTTCTCCGGGCTGGTCGCCGCCGTCGTCGCCGCCGGACTGCCGCTGTTCACCGGTCGCGCCGAGGACCAGTTCGTCATCGGCTTCCTGACCAACATCGCCTACGGCACGGCTTTCCTCGTCTCGGCTCTGGTGCGCTGGCCGCTGATCGGCGTCGTGGTCGGCTTCCTGATGGGTGAGGGCCTGGCCTGGCGGACGGACGCCCACAAGCGCCGCACCTTCTTCTGGCTGTCGGTCGCCTGGGCCGCGCTGTTCGCCGCGCGGCTCGCCGCCCAGCTGCCGTTCTACTTCGCCGGGGACGTCGCCGCGCTCGGCACCGTCAAGATCCTGATGGGCCTTCCCTTCTTCGCCGTGCTGCTCGCCCTGACCTGGGTGGTGACACGCCGGCTCTATCCCCGCGGAGGATCGCGCTGA